In Brienomyrus brachyistius isolate T26 chromosome 3, BBRACH_0.4, whole genome shotgun sequence, the following proteins share a genomic window:
- the LOC125738777 gene encoding uncharacterized protein LOC125738777 isoform X13 produces MLVQRLRCVLIPSLLPTRLRVSPAPPLWRLPLMLVQRLRCVLIPSLLPTRLRVSPAPPLWRLPLMLVQRLRCVLIPSLLPTRLRVSPAPPLWRLPLMLVQRLRCVLIPSLLPTRLRVSPAPPLWRLPLMLVQRLRCVLIPSLLPTRLRVSPAPPLWCLPLMLVQRLRWVLIPSLLPKHLRVSPAPPLWCLPLMLVQRLRWVLIPSLLPKHLRVSPAPPLWCLPLMLVQRLRCVLIPSLLPTRLRVSPAPPLWCLPLMLVQRLRCVLIPSLLPTCLRVSPAPPLWHLPLMLIQRLRCVLIPSSQRAVVLLLTFLNWDMAFRDRFKRNCSAQELNGSVY; encoded by the exons ATGCTCGTTCAGAGACTGAG GTGCGTTCTCATCCCGAGTTTACTCCCCACACGTCTACGGGTAAGCCCCGCCCCACCACTGTGGCGCCTCCCACTAATGCTCGTTCAGAGACTGAGGTGCGTTCTCATCCCGAGTTTACTCCCCACACGTCTACGGGTAAGCCCCGCCCCACCACTGTGGCGCCTCCCACTAATGCTCGTTCAGAGACTGAG GTGCGTTCTCATCCCGAGTTTACTCCCCACACGTCTACGGGTAAGCCCCGCCCCACCACTGTGGCGCCTCCCACTAATGCTCGTTCAGAGACTGAGGTGCGTTCTCATCCCGAGTTTACTCCCCACACGTCTACGGGTAAGCCCCGCCCCACCACTGTGGCGCCTCCCACTAATGCTCGTTCAGAGACTGAGGTGCGTTCTCATCCCGAGTTTACTCCCCACACGTCTACGGGTAAGCCCCGCCCCACCACTGTGGTGCCTCCCACTAATGCTCGTTCAGAGATTGAGGTGGGTTCTCATCCCAAGTTTACTCCCTAAACACCTACGGGTAAGCCCCGCCCCACCACTGTGGTGCCTCCCACTAATGCTCGTTCAGAGACTGAGGTGGGTTCTCATCCCAAGTTTACTCCCTAAACACCTACGGGTAAGCCCCGCCCCGCCACTGTGGTGCCTCCCACTAATGCTCGTTCAGAGACTGAGGTGCGTTCTCATCCCGAGTTTACTCCCCACACGTCTACGGGTAAGCCCCGCCCCACCACTGTGGTGCCTCCCACTAATGCTCGTTCAGAGACTGAGGTGCGTTCTCATCCCGAGTTTACTCCCCACATGTCTACGGGTAAGCCCCGCCCCGCCACTGTGGCACCTCCCACTAATGCTCATTCAGAGACTGAGGTGCGTTCTCATCCCAAGCTCACAAAGAGCAGTGGTTCTCTTGCTTACATTTCTAAACTGGGACATGGCCTTTAGGGACAGATTCAAAAGAAATTGCTCTGCTCAGGAATTAAATGGTAGTGTGTACTAG
- the LOC125738777 gene encoding uncharacterized protein LOC125738777 isoform X4, whose amino-acid sequence MLVQRLRWVLIPSLLPKHLRVSPAPPLWCLTLMLVQRLRWVLIPSLLPKHLRVSPAPPLWCLPLMLVQRLRWVLIPSLLPKHLRVSPAPPLWCLPLMLVQRLRWVLIPSLLPKHLRVSPAPPLWCLPLMLVQRLRWVLIPSLLPTRLWVSPTPPLWCLPLMLVQRLRWVLIPSLLPTRLRVSPAPPLWCLPLMLVQRLRWVLIPSLLPTRLRVSPAPPLWHLPLMLIQRLRCVLIPSLLPTRLRVSPAPPLWRLPLMLVQRLRCVLIPSLLPTRLRVSPAPPLWRLPLMLVQRLRCVLIPSLLPTRLRVSPAPPLWRLPLMLVQRLRWVLIPSLLPKHLRVSPAPPLWCLPLMLVQRLRWVLIPSLLPKHLRVSPAPPLWCLPLMLVQRLRCVLIPSLLPTRLRVSPAPPLWCLPLMLVQRLRCVLIPSLLPTCLRVSPAPPLWHLPLMLIQRLRCVLIPSSQRAVVLLLTFLNWDMAFRDRFKRNCSAQELNGSVY is encoded by the exons ATGCTCGTTCAGAGACTGAGGTGGGTTCTCATCCCAAGTTTACTCCCTAAACACCTACGGGTAAGCCCCGCCCCGCCACTGTGGTGCCTCACACTAATGCTCGTTCAGAGACTGAGGTGGGTTCTCATCCCAAGTTTACTCCCTAAACACCTACGGGTAAGCCCCGCCCCACCACTGTGGTGCCTCCCACTAATGCTCGTTCAGAGATTGAGGTGGGTTCTCATCCCAAGTTTACTCCCTAAACACCTACGGGTAAGCCCCGCCCCACCACTGTGGTGCCTCCCACTAATGCTCGTTCAGAGACTGAGGTGGGTTCTCATCCCAAGTTTACTCCCTAAACACCTACGGGTAAGCCCCGCCCCACCACTGTGGTGCCTCCCACTAATGCTCGTTCAGAGATTGAGGTGGGTTCTCATCCCGAGTTTACTCCCCACACGTCTATGGGTAAGCCCCACCCCGCCACTGTGGTGCCTCCCACTAATGCTTGTTCAGAGACTGAGGTGGGTTCTCATCCCGAGTTTACTCCCCACACGTCTACGGGTAAGCCCCGCCCCACCACTGTGGTGCCTCCCACTAATGCTCGTTCAGAGACTGAG GTGGGTTCTCATCCCGAGTTTACTCCCCACACGTCTACGGGTAAGCCCCGCCCCGCCACTGTGGCACCTCCCACTAATGCTCATTCAGAGACTGAGGTGCGTTCTCATCCCGAGTTTACTCCCCACACGTCTACGGGTAAGCCCCGCCCCACCACTGTGGCGCCTCCCACTAATGCTCGTTCAGAGACTGAGGTGCGTTCTCATCCCGAGTTTACTCCCCACACGTCTACGGGTAAGCCCCGCCCCACCACTGTGGCGCCTCCCACTAATGCTCGTTCAGAGACTGAG GTGCGTTCTCATCCCGAGTTTACTCCCCACACGTCTACGGGTAAGCCCCGCCCCACCACTGTGGCGCCTCCCACTAATGCTCGTTCAGAGACTGAG GTGGGTTCTCATCCCAAGTTTACTCCCTAAACACCTACGGGTAAGCCCCGCCCCACCACTGTGGTGCCTCCCACTAATGCTCGTTCAGAGACTGAGGTGGGTTCTCATCCCAAGTTTACTCCCTAAACACCTACGGGTAAGCCCCGCCCCGCCACTGTGGTGCCTCCCACTAATGCTCGTTCAGAGACTGAGGTGCGTTCTCATCCCGAGTTTACTCCCCACACGTCTACGGGTAAGCCCCGCCCCACCACTGTGGTGCCTCCCACTAATGCTCGTTCAGAGACTGAGGTGCGTTCTCATCCCGAGTTTACTCCCCACATGTCTACGGGTAAGCCCCGCCCCGCCACTGTGGCACCTCCCACTAATGCTCATTCAGAGACTGAGGTGCGTTCTCATCCCAAGCTCACAAAGAGCAGTGGTTCTCTTGCTTACATTTCTAAACTGGGACATGGCCTTTAGGGACAGATTCAAAAGAAATTGCTCTGCTCAGGAATTAAATGGTAGTGTGTACTAG
- the LOC125738777 gene encoding uncharacterized protein LOC125738777 isoform X2 — MLVQRLRWVLIPSLLPKHLRVSPAPPLWCLTLMLVQRLRWVLIPSLLPKHLRVSPAPPLWCLPLMLVQRLRWVLIPSLLPKHLRVSPAPPLWCLPLMLVQRLRWVLIPSLLPKHLRVSPAPPLWCLPLMLVQRLRWVLIPSLLPTRLWVSPTPPLWCLPLMLVQRLRWVLIPSLLPTRLRVSPAPPLWCLPLMLVQRLRWVLIPSLLPTRLRVSPAPPLWHLPLMLIQRLRCVLIPSLLPTRLRVSPAPPLWRLPLMLVQRLRCVLIPSLLPTRLRVSPAPPLWRLPLMLVQRLRCVLIPSLLPTRLRVSPAPPLWRLPLMLVQRLRCVLIPSLLPTRLRVSPAPPLWRLPLMLVQRLRWVLIPSLLPKHLRVSPAPPLWCLPLMLVQRLRWVLIPSLLPKHLRVSPAPPLWCLPLMLVQRLRCVLIPSLLPTRLRVSPAPPLWCLPLMLVQRLRCVLIPSLLPTCLRVSPAPPLWHLPLMLIQRLRCVLIPSSQRAVVLLLTFLNWDMAFRDRFKRNCSAQELNGSVY, encoded by the exons ATGCTCGTTCAGAGACTGAGGTGGGTTCTCATCCCAAGTTTACTCCCTAAACACCTACGGGTAAGCCCCGCCCCGCCACTGTGGTGCCTCACACTAATGCTCGTTCAGAGACTGAGGTGGGTTCTCATCCCAAGTTTACTCCCTAAACACCTACGGGTAAGCCCCGCCCCACCACTGTGGTGCCTCCCACTAATGCTCGTTCAGAGATTGAGGTGGGTTCTCATCCCAAGTTTACTCCCTAAACACCTACGGGTAAGCCCCGCCCCACCACTGTGGTGCCTCCCACTAATGCTCGTTCAGAGACTGAGGTGGGTTCTCATCCCAAGTTTACTCCCTAAACACCTACGGGTAAGCCCCGCCCCACCACTGTGGTGCCTCCCACTAATGCTCGTTCAGAGATTGAGGTGGGTTCTCATCCCGAGTTTACTCCCCACACGTCTATGGGTAAGCCCCACCCCGCCACTGTGGTGCCTCCCACTAATGCTTGTTCAGAGACTGAGGTGGGTTCTCATCCCGAGTTTACTCCCCACACGTCTACGGGTAAGCCCCGCCCCACCACTGTGGTGCCTCCCACTAATGCTCGTTCAGAGACTGAG GTGGGTTCTCATCCCGAGTTTACTCCCCACACGTCTACGGGTAAGCCCCGCCCCGCCACTGTGGCACCTCCCACTAATGCTCATTCAGAGACTGAGGTGCGTTCTCATCCCGAGTTTACTCCCCACACGTCTACGGGTAAGCCCCGCCCCACCACTGTGGCGCCTCCCACTAATGCTCGTTCAGAGACTGAGGTGCGTTCTCATCCCGAGTTTACTCCCCACACGTCTACGGGTAAGCCCCGCCCCACCACTGTGGCGCCTCCCACTAATGCTCGTTCAGAGACTGAG GTGCGTTCTCATCCCGAGTTTACTCCCCACACGTCTACGGGTAAGCCCCGCCCCACCACTGTGGCGCCTCCCACTAATGCTCGTTCAGAGACTGAGGTGCGTTCTCATCCCGAGTTTACTCCCCACACGTCTACGGGTAAGCCCCGCCCCACCACTGTGGCGCCTCCCACTAATGCTCGTTCAGAGACTGAG GTGGGTTCTCATCCCAAGTTTACTCCCTAAACACCTACGGGTAAGCCCCGCCCCACCACTGTGGTGCCTCCCACTAATGCTCGTTCAGAGACTGAGGTGGGTTCTCATCCCAAGTTTACTCCCTAAACACCTACGGGTAAGCCCCGCCCCGCCACTGTGGTGCCTCCCACTAATGCTCGTTCAGAGACTGAGGTGCGTTCTCATCCCGAGTTTACTCCCCACACGTCTACGGGTAAGCCCCGCCCCACCACTGTGGTGCCTCCCACTAATGCTCGTTCAGAGACTGAGGTGCGTTCTCATCCCGAGTTTACTCCCCACATGTCTACGGGTAAGCCCCGCCCCGCCACTGTGGCACCTCCCACTAATGCTCATTCAGAGACTGAGGTGCGTTCTCATCCCAAGCTCACAAAGAGCAGTGGTTCTCTTGCTTACATTTCTAAACTGGGACATGGCCTTTAGGGACAGATTCAAAAGAAATTGCTCTGCTCAGGAATTAAATGGTAGTGTGTACTAG
- the LOC125738777 gene encoding uncharacterized protein LOC125738777 isoform X3 — MLVQRLRWVLIPSLLPKHLRVSPAPPLWCLTLMLVQRLRWVLIPSLLPKHLRVSPAPPLWCLPLMLVQRLRWVLIPSLLPKHLRVSPAPPLWCLPLMLVQRLRWVLIPSLLPKHLRVSPAPPLWCLPLMLVQRLRWVLIPSLLPTRLWVSPTPPLWCLPLMLVQRLRWVLIPSLLPTRLRVSPAPPLWCLPLMLVQRLRWVLIPSLLPTRLRVSPAPPLWHLPLMLIQRLRCVLIPSLLPTRLRVSPAPPLWRLPLMLVQRLRCVLIPSLLPTRLRVSPAPPLWRLPLMLVQRLRCVLIPSLLPTRLRVSPAPPLWRLPLMLVQRLRCVLIPSLLPTRLRVSPAPPLWRLPLMLVQRLRCVLIPSLLPTRLRVSPAPPLWCLPLMLVQRLRWVLIPSLLPKHLRVSPAPPLWCLPLMLVQRLRCVLIPSLLPTRLRVSPAPPLWCLPLMLVQRLRCVLIPSLLPTCLRVSPAPPLWHLPLMLIQRLRCVLIPSSQRAVVLLLTFLNWDMAFRDRFKRNCSAQELNGSVY; from the exons ATGCTCGTTCAGAGACTGAGGTGGGTTCTCATCCCAAGTTTACTCCCTAAACACCTACGGGTAAGCCCCGCCCCGCCACTGTGGTGCCTCACACTAATGCTCGTTCAGAGACTGAGGTGGGTTCTCATCCCAAGTTTACTCCCTAAACACCTACGGGTAAGCCCCGCCCCACCACTGTGGTGCCTCCCACTAATGCTCGTTCAGAGATTGAGGTGGGTTCTCATCCCAAGTTTACTCCCTAAACACCTACGGGTAAGCCCCGCCCCACCACTGTGGTGCCTCCCACTAATGCTCGTTCAGAGACTGAGGTGGGTTCTCATCCCAAGTTTACTCCCTAAACACCTACGGGTAAGCCCCGCCCCACCACTGTGGTGCCTCCCACTAATGCTCGTTCAGAGATTGAGGTGGGTTCTCATCCCGAGTTTACTCCCCACACGTCTATGGGTAAGCCCCACCCCGCCACTGTGGTGCCTCCCACTAATGCTTGTTCAGAGACTGAGGTGGGTTCTCATCCCGAGTTTACTCCCCACACGTCTACGGGTAAGCCCCGCCCCACCACTGTGGTGCCTCCCACTAATGCTCGTTCAGAGACTGAG GTGGGTTCTCATCCCGAGTTTACTCCCCACACGTCTACGGGTAAGCCCCGCCCCGCCACTGTGGCACCTCCCACTAATGCTCATTCAGAGACTGAGGTGCGTTCTCATCCCGAGTTTACTCCCCACACGTCTACGGGTAAGCCCCGCCCCACCACTGTGGCGCCTCCCACTAATGCTCGTTCAGAGACTGAGGTGCGTTCTCATCCCGAGTTTACTCCCCACACGTCTACGGGTAAGCCCCGCCCCACCACTGTGGCGCCTCCCACTAATGCTCGTTCAGAGACTGAG GTGCGTTCTCATCCCGAGTTTACTCCCCACACGTCTACGGGTAAGCCCCGCCCCACCACTGTGGCGCCTCCCACTAATGCTCGTTCAGAGACTGAGGTGCGTTCTCATCCCGAGTTTACTCCCCACACGTCTACGGGTAAGCCCCGCCCCACCACTGTGGCGCCTCCCACTAATGCTCGTTCAGAGACTGAGGTGCGTTCTCATCCCGAGTTTACTCCCCACACGTCTACGGGTAAGCCCCGCCCCACCACTGTGGTGCCTCCCACTAATGCTCGTTCAGAGATTGAGGTGGGTTCTCATCCCAAGTTTACTCCCTAAACACCTACGGGTAAGCCCCGCCCCACCACTGTGGTGCCTCCCACTAATGCTCGTTCAGAGACTGAG GTGCGTTCTCATCCCGAGTTTACTCCCCACACGTCTACGGGTAAGCCCCGCCCCACCACTGTGGTGCCTCCCACTAATGCTCGTTCAGAGACTGAGGTGCGTTCTCATCCCGAGTTTACTCCCCACATGTCTACGGGTAAGCCCCGCCCCGCCACTGTGGCACCTCCCACTAATGCTCATTCAGAGACTGAGGTGCGTTCTCATCCCAAGCTCACAAAGAGCAGTGGTTCTCTTGCTTACATTTCTAAACTGGGACATGGCCTTTAGGGACAGATTCAAAAGAAATTGCTCTGCTCAGGAATTAAATGGTAGTGTGTACTAG
- the LOC125738777 gene encoding uncharacterized protein LOC125738777 isoform X1 — MLVQRLRWVLIPSLLPKHLRVSPAPPLWCLTLMLVQRLRWVLIPSLLPKHLRVSPAPPLWCLPLMLVQRLRWVLIPSLLPKHLRVSPAPPLWCLPLMLVQRLRWVLIPSLLPKHLRVSPAPPLWCLPLMLVQRLRWVLIPSLLPTRLWVSPTPPLWCLPLMLVQRLRWVLIPSLLPTRLRVSPAPPLWCLPLMLVQRLRWVLIPSLLPTRLRVSPAPPLWHLPLMLIQRLRCVLIPSLLPTRLRVSPAPPLWRLPLMLVQRLRCVLIPSLLPTRLRVSPAPPLWRLPLMLVQRLRCVLIPSLLPTRLRVSPAPPLWRLPLMLVQRLRCVLIPSLLPTRLRVSPAPPLWRLPLMLVQRLRCVLIPSLLPTRLRVSPAPPLWCLPLMLVQRLRWVLIPSLLPKHLRVSPAPPLWCLPLMLVQRLRWVLIPSLLPKHLRVSPAPPLWCLPLMLVQRLRCVLIPSLLPTRLRVSPAPPLWCLPLMLVQRLRCVLIPSLLPTCLRVSPAPPLWHLPLMLIQRLRCVLIPSSQRAVVLLLTFLNWDMAFRDRFKRNCSAQELNGSVY; from the exons ATGCTCGTTCAGAGACTGAGGTGGGTTCTCATCCCAAGTTTACTCCCTAAACACCTACGGGTAAGCCCCGCCCCGCCACTGTGGTGCCTCACACTAATGCTCGTTCAGAGACTGAGGTGGGTTCTCATCCCAAGTTTACTCCCTAAACACCTACGGGTAAGCCCCGCCCCACCACTGTGGTGCCTCCCACTAATGCTCGTTCAGAGATTGAGGTGGGTTCTCATCCCAAGTTTACTCCCTAAACACCTACGGGTAAGCCCCGCCCCACCACTGTGGTGCCTCCCACTAATGCTCGTTCAGAGACTGAGGTGGGTTCTCATCCCAAGTTTACTCCCTAAACACCTACGGGTAAGCCCCGCCCCACCACTGTGGTGCCTCCCACTAATGCTCGTTCAGAGATTGAGGTGGGTTCTCATCCCGAGTTTACTCCCCACACGTCTATGGGTAAGCCCCACCCCGCCACTGTGGTGCCTCCCACTAATGCTTGTTCAGAGACTGAGGTGGGTTCTCATCCCGAGTTTACTCCCCACACGTCTACGGGTAAGCCCCGCCCCACCACTGTGGTGCCTCCCACTAATGCTCGTTCAGAGACTGAG GTGGGTTCTCATCCCGAGTTTACTCCCCACACGTCTACGGGTAAGCCCCGCCCCGCCACTGTGGCACCTCCCACTAATGCTCATTCAGAGACTGAGGTGCGTTCTCATCCCGAGTTTACTCCCCACACGTCTACGGGTAAGCCCCGCCCCACCACTGTGGCGCCTCCCACTAATGCTCGTTCAGAGACTGAGGTGCGTTCTCATCCCGAGTTTACTCCCCACACGTCTACGGGTAAGCCCCGCCCCACCACTGTGGCGCCTCCCACTAATGCTCGTTCAGAGACTGAG GTGCGTTCTCATCCCGAGTTTACTCCCCACACGTCTACGGGTAAGCCCCGCCCCACCACTGTGGCGCCTCCCACTAATGCTCGTTCAGAGACTGAGGTGCGTTCTCATCCCGAGTTTACTCCCCACACGTCTACGGGTAAGCCCCGCCCCACCACTGTGGCGCCTCCCACTAATGCTCGTTCAGAGACTGAGGTGCGTTCTCATCCCGAGTTTACTCCCCACACGTCTACGGGTAAGCCCCGCCCCACCACTGTGGTGCCTCCCACTAATGCTCGTTCAGAGATTGAGGTGGGTTCTCATCCCAAGTTTACTCCCTAAACACCTACGGGTAAGCCCCGCCCCACCACTGTGGTGCCTCCCACTAATGCTCGTTCAGAGACTGAGGTGGGTTCTCATCCCAAGTTTACTCCCTAAACACCTACGGGTAAGCCCCGCCCCGCCACTGTGGTGCCTCCCACTAATGCTCGTTCAGAGACTGAGGTGCGTTCTCATCCCGAGTTTACTCCCCACACGTCTACGGGTAAGCCCCGCCCCACCACTGTGGTGCCTCCCACTAATGCTCGTTCAGAGACTGAGGTGCGTTCTCATCCCGAGTTTACTCCCCACATGTCTACGGGTAAGCCCCGCCCCGCCACTGTGGCACCTCCCACTAATGCTCATTCAGAGACTGAGGTGCGTTCTCATCCCAAGCTCACAAAGAGCAGTGGTTCTCTTGCTTACATTTCTAAACTGGGACATGGCCTTTAGGGACAGATTCAAAAGAAATTGCTCTGCTCAGGAATTAAATGGTAGTGTGTACTAG
- the LOC125738777 gene encoding uncharacterized protein LOC125738777 isoform X10, whose translation MLVQRLRWVLIPSLLPTRLRVSPAPPLWHLPLMLIQRLRCVLIPSLLPTRLRVSPAPPLWRLPLMLVQRLRCVLIPSLLPTRLRVSPAPPLWRLPLMLVQRLRCVLIPSLLPTRLRVSPAPPLWRLPLMLVQRLRCVLIPSLLPTRLRVSPAPPLWRLPLMLVQRLRCVLIPSLLPTRLRVSPAPPLWCLPLMLVQRLRWVLIPSLLPKHLRVSPAPPLWCLPLMLVQRLRWVLIPSLLPKHLRVSPAPPLWCLPLMLVQRLRCVLIPSLLPTRLRVSPAPPLWCLPLMLVQRLRCVLIPSLLPTCLRVSPAPPLWHLPLMLIQRLRCVLIPSSQRAVVLLLTFLNWDMAFRDRFKRNCSAQELNGSVY comes from the exons ATGCTCGTTCAGAGACTGAG GTGGGTTCTCATCCCGAGTTTACTCCCCACACGTCTACGGGTAAGCCCCGCCCCGCCACTGTGGCACCTCCCACTAATGCTCATTCAGAGACTGAGGTGCGTTCTCATCCCGAGTTTACTCCCCACACGTCTACGGGTAAGCCCCGCCCCACCACTGTGGCGCCTCCCACTAATGCTCGTTCAGAGACTGAGGTGCGTTCTCATCCCGAGTTTACTCCCCACACGTCTACGGGTAAGCCCCGCCCCACCACTGTGGCGCCTCCCACTAATGCTCGTTCAGAGACTGAG GTGCGTTCTCATCCCGAGTTTACTCCCCACACGTCTACGGGTAAGCCCCGCCCCACCACTGTGGCGCCTCCCACTAATGCTCGTTCAGAGACTGAGGTGCGTTCTCATCCCGAGTTTACTCCCCACACGTCTACGGGTAAGCCCCGCCCCACCACTGTGGCGCCTCCCACTAATGCTCGTTCAGAGACTGAGGTGCGTTCTCATCCCGAGTTTACTCCCCACACGTCTACGGGTAAGCCCCGCCCCACCACTGTGGTGCCTCCCACTAATGCTCGTTCAGAGATTGAGGTGGGTTCTCATCCCAAGTTTACTCCCTAAACACCTACGGGTAAGCCCCGCCCCACCACTGTGGTGCCTCCCACTAATGCTCGTTCAGAGACTGAGGTGGGTTCTCATCCCAAGTTTACTCCCTAAACACCTACGGGTAAGCCCCGCCCCGCCACTGTGGTGCCTCCCACTAATGCTCGTTCAGAGACTGAGGTGCGTTCTCATCCCGAGTTTACTCCCCACACGTCTACGGGTAAGCCCCGCCCCACCACTGTGGTGCCTCCCACTAATGCTCGTTCAGAGACTGAGGTGCGTTCTCATCCCGAGTTTACTCCCCACATGTCTACGGGTAAGCCCCGCCCCGCCACTGTGGCACCTCCCACTAATGCTCATTCAGAGACTGAGGTGCGTTCTCATCCCAAGCTCACAAAGAGCAGTGGTTCTCTTGCTTACATTTCTAAACTGGGACATGGCCTTTAGGGACAGATTCAAAAGAAATTGCTCTGCTCAGGAATTAAATGGTAGTGTGTACTAG
- the LOC125738777 gene encoding uncharacterized protein LOC125738777 isoform X5, which yields MLVQRLRWVLIPSLLPKHLRVSPAPPLWCLTLMLVQRLRWVLIPSLLPKHLRVSPAPPLWCLPLMLVQRLRWVLIPSLLPKHLRVSPAPPLWCLPLMLVQRLRWVLIPSLLPTRLRVSPAPPLWHLPLMLIQRLRCVLIPSLLPTRLRVSPAPPLWRLPLMLVQRLRCVLIPSLLPTRLRVSPAPPLWRLPLMLVQRLRCVLIPSLLPTRLRVSPAPPLWRLPLMLVQRLRCVLIPSLLPTRLRVSPAPPLWRLPLMLVQRLRCVLIPSLLPTRLRVSPAPPLWCLPLMLVQRLRWVLIPSLLPKHLRVSPAPPLWCLPLMLVQRLRWVLIPSLLPKHLRVSPAPPLWCLPLMLVQRLRCVLIPSLLPTRLRVSPAPPLWCLPLMLVQRLRCVLIPSLLPTCLRVSPAPPLWHLPLMLIQRLRCVLIPSSQRAVVLLLTFLNWDMAFRDRFKRNCSAQELNGSVY from the exons ATGCTCGTTCAGAGACTGAGGTGGGTTCTCATCCCAAGTTTACTCCCTAAACACCTACGGGTAAGCCCCGCCCCGCCACTGTGGTGCCTCACACTAATGCTCGTTCAGAGACTGAGGTGGGTTCTCATCCCAAGTTTACTCCCTAAACACCTACGGGTAAGCCCCGCCCCACCACTGTGGTGCCTCCCACTAATGCTCGTTCAGAGATTGAGGTGGGTTCTCATCCCAAGTTTACTCCCTAAACACCTACGGGTAAGCCCCGCCCCACCACTGTGGTGCCTCCCACTAATGCTCGTTCAGAGACTGAG GTGGGTTCTCATCCCGAGTTTACTCCCCACACGTCTACGGGTAAGCCCCGCCCCGCCACTGTGGCACCTCCCACTAATGCTCATTCAGAGACTGAGGTGCGTTCTCATCCCGAGTTTACTCCCCACACGTCTACGGGTAAGCCCCGCCCCACCACTGTGGCGCCTCCCACTAATGCTCGTTCAGAGACTGAGGTGCGTTCTCATCCCGAGTTTACTCCCCACACGTCTACGGGTAAGCCCCGCCCCACCACTGTGGCGCCTCCCACTAATGCTCGTTCAGAGACTGAG GTGCGTTCTCATCCCGAGTTTACTCCCCACACGTCTACGGGTAAGCCCCGCCCCACCACTGTGGCGCCTCCCACTAATGCTCGTTCAGAGACTGAGGTGCGTTCTCATCCCGAGTTTACTCCCCACACGTCTACGGGTAAGCCCCGCCCCACCACTGTGGCGCCTCCCACTAATGCTCGTTCAGAGACTGAGGTGCGTTCTCATCCCGAGTTTACTCCCCACACGTCTACGGGTAAGCCCCGCCCCACCACTGTGGTGCCTCCCACTAATGCTCGTTCAGAGATTGAGGTGGGTTCTCATCCCAAGTTTACTCCCTAAACACCTACGGGTAAGCCCCGCCCCACCACTGTGGTGCCTCCCACTAATGCTCGTTCAGAGACTGAGGTGGGTTCTCATCCCAAGTTTACTCCCTAAACACCTACGGGTAAGCCCCGCCCCGCCACTGTGGTGCCTCCCACTAATGCTCGTTCAGAGACTGAGGTGCGTTCTCATCCCGAGTTTACTCCCCACACGTCTACGGGTAAGCCCCGCCCCACCACTGTGGTGCCTCCCACTAATGCTCGTTCAGAGACTGAGGTGCGTTCTCATCCCGAGTTTACTCCCCACATGTCTACGGGTAAGCCCCGCCCCGCCACTGTGGCACCTCCCACTAATGCTCATTCAGAGACTGAGGTGCGTTCTCATCCCAAGCTCACAAAGAGCAGTGGTTCTCTTGCTTACATTTCTAAACTGGGACATGGCCTTTAGGGACAGATTCAAAAGAAATTGCTCTGCTCAGGAATTAAATGGTAGTGTGTACTAG